One Pecten maximus chromosome 7, xPecMax1.1, whole genome shotgun sequence genomic window carries:
- the LOC117331200 gene encoding fibrinogen-like protein 1 translates to MRRNEALHRLTQEHNQIAVFVIEDWNGVEKYAQYNNFKVSSEKDKYRLTATGYSGTAGDSLYSHNGQQFSTKDNDNDEKRDGSCSEEYEWTGFWFHQCLSSNINGMYLMGGVTTPNALVWYSFSGQFRPMRKSRMMLRPSP, encoded by the exons ATGCGCA GAAATGAGGCTTTGCACCGCTTAACTCAGGAACACAACCAAATAGCTGTGTTTGTGATTGAAGACTGGAATGGAGTTGAAAAATACGCCCAGTACAATAACTTCAAAGTATCGTCGGAAAAAGACAAGTATCGACTGACAGCCACAGGATATAGCGGTACCGCAG GTGATTCCCTATACAGCCATAATGGACAGCAATTTTCGACCAAAGACAATGACAATGATGAGAAACGTGATGGCTCTTGCTCCGAAGAATACGAATGGACGGGCTTCTGGTTTCACCAGTGCCTTTCAAGTAATATCAACGGAATGTATCTGATGGGAGGTGTCACCACTCCCAACGCCTTAGTATGGTATTCCTTTTCTGGACAGTTTCGGCCAATGAGAAAGTCGAGAATGATGCTACGACCCTCTCCGTAG
- the LOC117330724 gene encoding uncharacterized protein SYNPCC7002_A0175-like produces the protein MNVNLICLLVSLAGAVSSASTGQSQTNLIQLASRLRASKLVSLVQQAGLTDTLAHGGPFTIFAPSDDAFNKLPTDVLNALSQNVSLLQEVLKYHVVRGDILSSDLINDFTLPTLLPYRKIRINMYKNNTLVTATGSRVTVVDQMASNGVIHVIDEVMYKIPDHSFLTYAAMQPDLDNSFITL, from the exons ATGAACGTCAACTTGATTTGTCTACTGGTCAGTTTGGCCGGAGCTGTTTCGTCTGCATCCACTGGTCAATCACAAACTAATTTAATACAATTGGCCAGCAGACTTCGGGCTAGTAAATTAGTCAGCCTTGTGCAACAGGCTGGACTTACCGACACCCTTGCACATGGAG GTCCATTTACCATCTTCGCTCCGTCTGACGATGCTTTCAACAAACTTCCTACTGATGTTCTCAACGCGCTTAGTCAGAATGTTTCGCTCTTACAGGAAGTGTTGAAATACCATGTGGTGCGCGGGGACATTCTTTCCTCCGACCTTATCAATGATTTCACATTGCCCACATTGTTGCCGTACCGGAAAATTAGAATCAATATGTACAAAAACAACACG CTAGTAACAGCGACAGGAAGTCGGGTCACTGTCGTCGACCAAATGGCTTCTAATGGCGTCATACACGTAATAGATGAAGTGATGTACAAAATCCCTGATCATAGCTTCCTCACATACGCCGCCATGCAGCCTGACTTGGACAACTCGTTTATAACGCTATAA